One Microbacterium esteraromaticum genomic window carries:
- a CDS encoding aspartate/glutamate racemase family protein, with protein sequence MKTIGVLGGMSWESSLEWYRLANQRVRDALGGHHSARIIIDSLDFAEIEELQSRGDWDAAGSLLAERARGLEGAGADLIVLCTNTMHLVADRIEGATEVPFLHIADTTAAAVLNAGVRRVGLLGTAFTMEQPFYRERLEAHGIEVLVPNAEQRAGVHAVIYDELVHGVIRPESRAYYREVIDVLAARGAEGVILGCTEIELLITAADSPVPVFPTTALHVDAALAAAGVARAPAAG encoded by the coding sequence ATGAAGACGATCGGTGTGCTCGGCGGCATGAGCTGGGAATCGTCGCTCGAGTGGTATCGGCTCGCCAACCAGCGGGTGCGTGACGCTCTCGGAGGGCATCACTCGGCGCGCATCATCATCGATTCGCTGGACTTCGCCGAGATCGAAGAGCTTCAGTCCCGCGGCGACTGGGACGCGGCCGGTTCGCTGCTCGCCGAGCGTGCCCGCGGCCTCGAGGGCGCCGGCGCCGACCTCATCGTGCTGTGCACCAACACGATGCACCTCGTAGCCGACCGCATCGAAGGCGCCACAGAGGTCCCGTTTCTGCACATCGCCGACACCACGGCCGCCGCCGTGCTCAATGCCGGCGTCCGGCGGGTGGGCCTTCTCGGCACGGCCTTCACGATGGAGCAGCCCTTCTACCGCGAGCGTCTCGAAGCGCACGGGATCGAGGTGCTCGTCCCGAACGCCGAGCAGCGCGCCGGAGTGCACGCCGTCATCTACGACGAGCTCGTGCACGGCGTCATCCGCCCGGAGTCGCGCGCGTACTACCGCGAGGTGATCGACGTGCTGGCCGCGCGTGGTGCCGAGGGAGTGATCCTCGGATGCACCGAGATCGAGCTGCTGATCACCGCGGCCGACTCGCCCGTGCCCGTCTTCCCGACGACGGCGCTGCACGTCGATGCGGCGCTCGCCGCCGCGGGGGTGGCGCGGGCTCCTGCTGCGGGCTGA